The following coding sequences lie in one Saccopteryx bilineata isolate mSacBil1 chromosome X, mSacBil1_pri_phased_curated, whole genome shotgun sequence genomic window:
- the LOC136317675 gene encoding nuclear RNA export factor 2-like, whose protein sequence is MYPIVTYQLMISRDSGLSATRILTAAASGIFPPYSQPHGRRWMSEDRHGVCSPRGRMNWNSFRDNFGRRNRSYPYGGYELQTSHFHKDNENVEMRDVQNFSQLLHSTMGQHKRRVRLQDEGSLNITVETDRKSLEREIENSQEEITETWFKIIVPYGGQYDKTWLIHLLQSHCSVSFTPVDFHYVKNRAQFFVQDASAAYALRDVSYKIRDEENRKIPIFINNFSVPHSVQHKLEPKEMEQLKLIMSKRYDVSQKSLDLQCLRFDPGLACLEIEIILNRRNCMAATLQIIEKSFPELLSLNLRKNRLYQLDGLSGIIDIAPTIKILNLSKNELNSACELEKIKGLKLKELWLEGNPLCGTFPDQPSYISAIRKCFPELLRLDGQDLSPPNTTDTNTQLLQTSSKEKCQATEMVKNLILQFLQQYYLVYDSGDRQSLLGAYDDEACFSLTIPFNPEEPDSSSLFEYLKDNRNMKNIKDPNLCFQLLKHTKHDIVCSLCRLPKTQHDTSSFVVDMWLSLGNLLCFSIYGVFKEVEGKSQGSVRAFTRTFIVNLASNSGAVIMNDELFVKDITPKETPMSIEVSTPSSSSGPTLSQKQQEMVQVFSIQSGMNLPWSEKCLQENDWNYTKAAEVFIKFKTEGTIPEEAFK, encoded by the exons ATGTATCCTATTGTCACGTACCAGCTTATGATCTCGCGAGACTCAGGTCTATCAGCCACGCGAATATTAACGGCTGCTGCATCCGGGATCTTTCCGCCATATTCTCAGCCCCACGGAAGACGCTGGATGTCAG AAGACAGACATGGTGTTTGCTCACCTCGAGGAAGAATGAATTGGAACTCGTTTCGAGATAATTTTGGAAGGCGGAATCGCAGTTATCCATACGGTGGATATGAGCTTCAGACATCACACTTCCATAAGGATAATGAAAATGTGGAAATGAGAGATGTCCAGAA TTTCTCTCAACTTCTCCACAGTACCATGGGACAACACAAGAGGAGAGTGAGATTGCAAGATGAAGGCTCTCTTAATATTACTGTGGAGACTGATAGAAAATCcttggagagagaaatagagaactCACAAGAGGAAATTACAGAAACATGGTTCAAAATCATA GTTCCTTATGGAGGACAGTATGATAAGACATGGCTGATACATTTACTCCAGAGCCATTGCAGTGTCAGCTTCACTCCAGTGGAT TTTCACTACGTAAAAAACAGGGCCCAATTCTTTGTCCAAGATGCTAGTGCTGCTTATGCCTTGAGAGATGTCTCCTATAAGATTCGTGATGAGGAGAACCGAAAG ATACCTATCTTTATCAATAATTTTTCTGTACCCCACTCTGTGCAACATAAGTTGGAGCCAAAAGAAATGGAACAGCTAAAG TTGATCATGAGCAAACGATATGATGTCTCCCAGAAATCTCTTGATCTCCAGTGTCTTCGCTTTGACCCAG GCCTTGCATGTCTTGAAATTGAAATAATCCTGAATCGGAGAAACTGCATGGCGGCCACCCTGCAGATCATTGAAAAGAGTTTCCCCGAG CTGTTGTCCTTGAACTTGCGCAAGAACAGGCTGTACCAGCTGGATGGCTTATCTGGCATTATAGACATAGCTCCCACAATCAAGATCCTGAACCTGTCCAAAAATGAG CTGAACTCAGCCTGTGAGTTGGAGAAGATCAAAGGCCTAAAGCTCAAAGAGCTCTGGCTGGAAGGGAACCCTTTGTGTGGCACCTTCCCAGACCAGCCCTCCTACATAAG TGCCATCAGGAAATGTTTCCCCGAGCTGTTACGCTTG gatgGCCAAGATTTATCACCACCAAATACCACTGATACTAACACACAACTCTTACAAACATCAAGCAAG GAAAAATGTCAAGCAACTGAGATGGTGAAGAATCTAATCTTGCAGTTCTTGCAGCA GTATTACTTAGTCTATGACTCTGGAGACAGACAGAGTCTCCTTGGTGCTTATGATGATGAGGCCTGCTTCTCCCTGACAATTCCCTTCAACCCTGAGGAACCAGACTC AAGCAGCTTGTTTGAGTACCTCAAGGATAACAGGAATATGAAGAACATCAAGGACCCCA ACCTGTGTTTTCAGCTGCTGAAACATACAAAACATGACATTGTTTGCTCTCTCTGTCGATTGCCCAAAACTCAGCATGACACCAGCTCCTTTGTGGTGGACATGTGGCTCAGCTTG GGAAACCTGCTCTGTTTCTCTATCTATGGGGTGTTCAAGGAAG ttGAAGGCAAGTCTCAGGGTTCTGTGCGTGCCTTCACTCGGACCTTCATCGTTAACCTTGCCAGCAATTCTGG GGCGGTCATCATGAATGACGAGCTGTTTGTGAAAGATATCACCCCCAAGGAGACTCCAATGTCCATCGAAGTGTCCACACCCTCCTCTAGCTCTGGGCCTACCCTCTCTCAGAAGCAACAAGAAATGGTTCAGGTTTTCTCCATCCAATCTGGGATGAATCTGCCATGGTCTGAAAA